From a region of the Falsibacillus albus genome:
- the secA gene encoding preprotein translocase subunit SecA: protein MLGILNKVFDDNKRTLKRLEKMADQIDALGPEMEKLSDDQLRGKTEEFKARYQKGESLDDLLIEAFAVVREGSRRVLGLYPYKVQLMGGVSLHEGNISEMKTGEGKTLTATMPVYLNALSGKGVHVITVNEYLASRDAEEMGELYQFLGLTVGLNLNSMSKEEKQEAYNADITYGTNNEYGFDYLRDNMVLYKEQMVQRPLHFAVIDEVDSILIDEARTPLIISGQAQKSTQLYMQANAFVRTLKKEEDYTYDEKTKGVQLTEEGINKSERAFGIDNLFDITHVTLNHHINQALKAHVSMHLDVDYVVQEGEIIIVDQFTGRLMKGRRYSDGLHQAIEAKEGLEIQNESMTMATITFQNYFRMYDKLSGMTGTAKTEEEEFRNIYNMRVVVIPTNRPIARDDRADLIYASMQGKFRAVVEDIAERNQKGQPVLVGTVAIETSELISQLLTKKGVRHNVLNAKNHGREAEIILDAGQKGSVTIATNMAGRGTDIKLGDGVKELGGLAVIGTERHESRRIDNQLRGRSGRQGDPGVTQFYLSMEDELMRRFGSDNMKTMMERLGMDDSQPIQSKMVSRAVESAQKRVEGNNFDARKQLLQYDDVLRQQREIIYKQRNEVLEAENLRVIVENMITSVINRVVDAHAPLSEDEEKWNLQGLIDYVNANLLHEGDVTVADLQGKDPEEMSELIFAKVTERYDEKEELLDEEQMTEFEKVILLRAVDTKWIDHIDAMEQLRQGIHLRAYGQIDPLREYQNEGFAMFEAMVEAIEEDVAKYVMKAEIRNNLERQEVAKGQAVNPKEDGEQVKKKPLKKSQDVGRNEPCPCGSGKKYKNCHGKLA from the coding sequence ATGCTTGGTATTTTGAATAAAGTATTTGACGACAACAAAAGAACGCTGAAACGTCTAGAGAAAATGGCGGATCAAATTGATGCACTTGGCCCGGAAATGGAAAAGCTGTCAGATGATCAGCTTCGCGGGAAAACAGAAGAATTCAAAGCCCGCTACCAAAAGGGCGAGTCGCTTGATGATTTATTAATAGAAGCTTTTGCCGTGGTACGCGAGGGATCGCGCCGCGTGCTTGGATTATATCCTTATAAAGTACAGCTCATGGGTGGTGTTTCCCTGCACGAAGGGAATATTTCTGAGATGAAGACTGGTGAAGGTAAAACCCTTACCGCCACAATGCCGGTTTATTTAAATGCCCTTTCCGGAAAAGGCGTACACGTCATTACAGTCAATGAATACTTGGCCAGCCGTGATGCAGAGGAAATGGGTGAGCTTTATCAATTCCTCGGCTTGACTGTCGGTTTGAACCTGAATAGCATGTCGAAAGAGGAAAAACAGGAAGCTTATAACGCGGATATCACATACGGAACCAACAATGAGTATGGATTCGATTACTTGCGGGACAACATGGTGCTTTACAAGGAACAAATGGTGCAGCGTCCGCTTCATTTTGCCGTAATCGATGAGGTCGACTCGATTTTGATCGATGAAGCACGGACACCGTTGATCATTTCTGGTCAGGCGCAAAAATCGACGCAGCTATATATGCAGGCAAATGCGTTTGTCCGTACACTGAAAAAAGAAGAGGATTACACGTACGATGAAAAAACGAAAGGCGTCCAGCTTACAGAGGAAGGAATCAATAAGTCTGAGCGCGCATTCGGCATCGATAACCTATTTGACATTACGCACGTAACCTTGAACCACCACATCAACCAAGCGTTGAAGGCGCATGTCAGCATGCATCTCGACGTCGATTATGTCGTTCAAGAAGGCGAAATCATCATCGTTGACCAATTTACGGGGCGTTTGATGAAGGGACGCCGCTATAGTGATGGGCTGCACCAGGCAATCGAAGCGAAAGAAGGCTTGGAAATCCAGAACGAAAGCATGACGATGGCGACCATCACCTTCCAGAATTACTTCCGTATGTATGACAAGCTCTCCGGGATGACCGGTACGGCGAAAACGGAAGAAGAGGAATTCCGCAACATTTACAACATGCGCGTCGTTGTCATCCCGACGAACCGTCCGATTGCCCGTGATGACCGAGCAGACTTGATCTATGCAAGCATGCAAGGGAAATTCCGCGCCGTTGTTGAAGATATCGCGGAACGAAATCAAAAGGGACAGCCGGTGCTTGTTGGTACGGTTGCGATCGAAACGTCTGAATTGATTTCACAGCTTCTCACGAAAAAAGGCGTGCGTCACAATGTATTGAACGCGAAGAACCACGGCCGTGAAGCGGAAATCATCCTTGATGCCGGTCAAAAAGGCTCCGTGACGATCGCGACGAACATGGCCGGACGCGGTACGGATATCAAGCTCGGCGATGGAGTGAAGGAGCTCGGCGGTTTAGCCGTAATCGGAACGGAACGCCACGAATCCCGCCGTATTGATAACCAGCTTCGCGGACGTTCCGGACGTCAAGGGGATCCTGGTGTGACTCAGTTCTATCTTTCCATGGAAGATGAACTGATGAGACGCTTCGGTTCTGATAACATGAAGACAATGATGGAGCGCCTGGGCATGGATGATTCCCAGCCAATTCAAAGCAAGATGGTTTCCCGCGCCGTTGAGTCCGCTCAAAAACGCGTGGAAGGAAACAACTTCGATGCTCGTAAACAATTGCTTCAATATGACGATGTCCTTCGCCAACAGCGTGAGATCATCTACAAGCAGCGGAACGAAGTATTGGAAGCGGAAAATCTCCGCGTCATCGTTGAAAACATGATTACATCTGTGATCAACCGTGTGGTGGATGCACATGCGCCGCTTTCAGAAGATGAAGAGAAGTGGAACCTTCAAGGATTGATCGATTACGTCAATGCCAACCTTCTTCATGAAGGTGACGTGACTGTAGCCGATCTTCAAGGAAAGGATCCGGAAGAAATGTCCGAGCTTATCTTCGCGAAGGTAACCGAGCGCTATGATGAAAAAGAAGAGCTTCTGGACGAGGAGCAAATGACTGAATTCGAAAAAGTCATCCTTCTTCGTGCGGTCGATACGAAATGGATCGATCACATCGATGCGATGGAGCAGCTTCGCCAAGGTATCCATTTACGTGCATATGGTCAGATCGACCCGCTTCGCGAATACCAGAATGAAGGGTTCGCAATGTTCGAGGCAATGGTCGAAGCAATTGAAGAAGATGTCGCCAAGTATGTCATGAAAGCTGAAATCCGTA
- a CDS encoding glycosyltransferase family 4 protein: MAAKILLVLKQEGRKDARLQKLVRTFKKKGFQLENVSLKNLKFDQLENVLEKVKSNHKKVERISLISNHRLLLWGWFRAYNSLIDDFIYVPAIEEKDTFHQEPLKTLANLYEMEKETIVGDIYVDIDFENQHLLFPMLLVNFRFQYFSTMGEFDWDESPKKDPILKTYQLAGTTYSFGKIGMANETIELNDQKPKPFAMDMDFMKALAAKPDLCMYICINVLNMQIPASMKGEVLNTIFSLFQETTAKESIFGDLEKYLMTSNPSFPERVYLLASSLFLKHKPKLLELIHKTMLQSPEYTSYHYPLLMSSLGFMTSYGLDKYEDLFNDQIQIMERIVTYYKSLLPEPVIQKKKKIILVVSQLLSVNHSPTSLAINYAIYLKKANPEYGISIFVDDFFAYSPNEVLFPNAYRSALSTQLQKEHEKMLDGHEVHLHYSDSSLPRVDRLKKDLIFMENEGPELIWKLGANFSLIGAILYDHVPVLSTTLGGAEPIPYAYLFTGGNTKEEMEDEWKKHNGISSKYKQITYGLDLPGPTAVEERSKYGLTPDDFALATVGNRLDAEMTEEFISIMNDVLKKDHSIKWMIVGKGSFGDLRDACKDFIQNKQIIFVDYQRDLPGFYQLCDAYVNPFRQGGGISGAMAMNEGLPVVTLKGPYDVTIYTGNHAAVEKEKFGAEIERLFLDPSYRKEKGEEMKQRIQEQFGFDKAIQDIMECIEIAKKEFENKNKQSEA, translated from the coding sequence GTGGCAGCGAAAATCCTGCTTGTGTTAAAGCAAGAAGGAAGAAAAGACGCGAGACTGCAGAAGCTGGTCAGGACATTCAAAAAGAAAGGATTTCAACTGGAAAACGTCTCATTAAAGAATTTGAAATTCGATCAATTAGAAAATGTCCTCGAAAAAGTAAAGTCGAATCATAAAAAAGTAGAACGGATCTCACTCATATCCAACCATCGCCTGCTGCTTTGGGGATGGTTTCGTGCCTATAATTCGTTGATTGATGATTTTATATATGTGCCTGCCATAGAGGAAAAAGATACATTTCATCAGGAGCCGCTGAAAACATTGGCCAACCTGTATGAAATGGAAAAGGAAACAATCGTCGGTGACATATACGTAGACATCGATTTTGAGAATCAGCATTTGTTATTCCCGATGCTGCTGGTCAATTTCCGTTTTCAATACTTTTCGACGATGGGTGAATTTGATTGGGATGAGTCACCTAAGAAGGATCCAATTCTAAAAACTTATCAACTTGCAGGAACGACCTACTCATTCGGGAAAATAGGGATGGCCAACGAAACGATTGAATTGAATGATCAAAAACCGAAGCCGTTTGCCATGGATATGGATTTTATGAAGGCATTGGCAGCAAAGCCGGATTTATGCATGTATATTTGCATCAACGTCCTTAATATGCAAATACCTGCGAGCATGAAAGGGGAAGTACTGAATACGATTTTTTCCCTATTTCAAGAGACAACAGCGAAAGAAAGCATTTTTGGAGATTTGGAAAAATATCTTATGACCAGCAACCCCTCTTTTCCTGAAAGAGTCTATTTATTAGCATCCAGTCTCTTTTTAAAACATAAACCAAAGCTGTTGGAGCTGATCCATAAAACGATGCTCCAATCGCCAGAATATACGTCTTATCACTATCCTTTGTTGATGTCATCATTGGGCTTCATGACTTCATATGGCCTTGATAAATATGAGGATTTGTTCAATGACCAAATTCAGATTATGGAAAGAATCGTGACTTATTATAAAAGCCTGCTGCCGGAGCCTGTAATCCAAAAGAAGAAAAAAATTATTCTAGTGGTAAGTCAGCTTCTCAGTGTGAATCACTCTCCTACCTCTCTTGCGATTAATTATGCGATTTACTTAAAAAAAGCAAATCCCGAATATGGAATATCGATATTTGTCGATGATTTTTTTGCATACAGTCCAAATGAAGTGTTATTTCCAAATGCCTATCGGTCTGCATTATCAACACAACTGCAAAAAGAACATGAAAAAATGCTTGATGGCCATGAAGTCCATCTTCATTACTCAGATTCTTCGCTTCCTCGCGTAGATAGGCTGAAAAAGGACCTTATATTCATGGAAAATGAGGGACCGGAGCTCATCTGGAAGCTGGGAGCGAATTTTAGCTTGATTGGTGCGATTCTTTACGATCATGTCCCTGTCTTATCGACCACATTGGGCGGTGCTGAACCGATTCCGTACGCATATCTCTTTACAGGAGGAAATACAAAAGAAGAAATGGAAGATGAGTGGAAAAAACATAATGGTATTTCAAGCAAGTACAAGCAAATCACATACGGTCTGGATCTCCCTGGGCCAACAGCTGTTGAAGAACGGTCGAAATATGGATTGACGCCTGATGACTTTGCGCTGGCAACGGTGGGGAACCGGCTAGATGCCGAAATGACAGAGGAATTTATCTCTATCATGAACGACGTTCTGAAAAAGGATCATTCAATAAAATGGATGATCGTAGGGAAAGGAAGTTTCGGCGATCTACGAGATGCATGCAAAGATTTCATTCAAAATAAACAAATAATTTTTGTGGATTATCAACGTGACCTGCCCGGTTTTTATCAGCTATGTGATGCTTATGTGAATCCTTTTCGGCAAGGCGGAGGGATCAGCGGGGCGATGGCCATGAATGAAGGGCTGCCTGTCGTGACACTTAAAGGTCCGTACGATGTCACCATCTACACTGGTAATCATGCCGCTGTGGAAAAAGAAAAGTTTGGAGCTGAAATCGAAAGGTTATTCCTTGATCCGTCCTATCGGAAAGAGAAAGGCGAAGAAATGAAACAAAGAATCCAGGAACAATTCGGTTTTGATAAAGCAATCCAGGATATTATGGAATGCATCGAAATTGCAAAAAAAGAATTTGAAAATAAAAACAAGCAAAGTGAAGCATAA
- a CDS encoding chromate transporter, with amino-acid sequence MKLWNLFLAFFRVGILGYGGGPSSIPLVHKEVVEKYKWMNDDEFSDVLALGNALPGPIATKMAGYIGFRVSGLMGMIVAVFATIIPSIILMILLLTVLHAYKDKPWVKGMSKAVVPVVGVMLAVLTWDFIKKSKKGLGWLWSIVLIAGSFIWLQVLDLHPAILIGILLAAALLSKSDPKEKKVKSS; translated from the coding sequence GTGAAGCTTTGGAATTTGTTTTTAGCTTTTTTTCGAGTGGGGATCCTCGGCTATGGGGGTGGCCCATCCTCGATTCCACTTGTTCATAAAGAAGTCGTAGAAAAATATAAATGGATGAATGATGATGAGTTTTCGGATGTGCTCGCACTTGGAAATGCATTGCCCGGACCGATTGCGACGAAGATGGCCGGGTATATCGGCTTTCGGGTGAGCGGCTTAATGGGGATGATCGTTGCCGTGTTCGCAACCATCATCCCGAGCATCATCTTGATGATCTTACTATTGACCGTGCTTCATGCCTATAAGGACAAGCCATGGGTAAAAGGGATGTCAAAGGCGGTGGTCCCGGTCGTAGGGGTCATGCTGGCCGTGCTGACGTGGGACTTTATCAAAAAATCAAAAAAAGGACTCGGATGGCTTTGGAGCATCGTCCTGATTGCGGGCAGCTTCATCTGGCTGCAGGTGCTTGATCTTCACCCTGCGATTTTGATCGGTATACTCCTTGCAGCCGCGCTGCTTTCAAAGAGTGATCCTAAAGAGAAGAAGGTGAAGTCATCATGA
- a CDS encoding chromate transporter produces the protein MIYWHIFLAFFLPGILGYGGGPASIPLVENEVVGHYHWLSVNEFSEVLALGNALPGPIATKMAGYIGFQVGGVFGAIVGVFATVAPSLILMIALLSLLLKYKDSPKVKRLTNLVRPAIAVLLGIMAFGFFANSYQGVGWLQTIIIGAISFLLMEKWKVHPAYVIGAALVYGAVFLGS, from the coding sequence ATGATCTATTGGCATATTTTCTTGGCCTTTTTCCTGCCTGGAATATTGGGATACGGCGGAGGCCCGGCTTCGATTCCGCTCGTCGAGAATGAAGTCGTGGGCCATTACCACTGGCTTTCCGTCAACGAGTTCAGTGAAGTCCTTGCCCTTGGGAATGCGCTCCCGGGACCGATCGCGACAAAAATGGCCGGCTACATCGGCTTTCAGGTCGGAGGTGTATTCGGTGCGATCGTCGGAGTCTTTGCCACGGTGGCGCCGTCCTTGATTTTAATGATTGCGCTCTTGAGCCTTTTATTGAAATACAAGGATTCACCAAAAGTGAAAAGATTGACCAACCTTGTCCGACCGGCGATTGCCGTTTTGCTGGGCATCATGGCATTTGGATTCTTCGCCAACTCCTATCAAGGGGTCGGATGGCTGCAGACCATCATCATCGGTGCGATCAGCTTCCTGCTCATGGAAAAATGGAAGGTCCACCCGGCCTACGTGATCGGCGCAGCACTCGTATATGGGGCGGTATTTTTGGGGTCGTAA
- the hpf gene encoding ribosome hibernation-promoting factor, HPF/YfiA family, with protein sequence MLTYNIRGENIEVTPAIREYLEKKISKLERYFNDTPDANVHVNLKVYQDKTAKVEVTIPMPHLVLRAEEHNDDMYAGIDLIVDKLERQIRKHKTKVNRKFREKGSPGEYFAAMEGTTQAPEVKEEDPDMEIVRTKQFDLKPMDSEEAVLQMNLLGHSFFIYTDADSMGTNIVYKRRDGKYGLIETQAD encoded by the coding sequence ATGCTAACTTACAACATTCGAGGCGAAAACATTGAGGTAACTCCAGCAATCAGGGAATATCTTGAAAAGAAGATCAGTAAGCTTGAACGCTATTTCAACGATACTCCTGACGCTAATGTACATGTAAACTTGAAAGTGTATCAAGATAAAACAGCAAAAGTCGAGGTTACAATTCCAATGCCGCATTTAGTATTGCGTGCTGAAGAACATAATGACGACATGTATGCCGGAATTGACCTGATTGTCGATAAATTGGAGCGTCAAATCCGTAAACATAAAACGAAAGTGAACCGTAAATTCCGTGAAAAAGGCAGCCCTGGCGAATATTTCGCTGCAATGGAAGGGACAACGCAAGCCCCTGAAGTGAAGGAAGAAGACCCGGATATGGAAATTGTCCGTACTAAGCAGTTTGACCTGAAGCCGATGGACAGCGAAGAGGCCGTCCTGCAAATGAACCTCCTTGGCCATAGCTTCTTCATTTACACGGATGCCGATTCCATGGGAACGAACATCGTCTACAAACGCCGCGACGGCAAATACGGCTTGATCGAAACCCAGGCCGACTAA
- a CDS encoding gamma-glutamyltransferase family protein — protein MDHLYQPYPSQRNTVFAKNGMVATSQPLAAQAGLEILQKGGTAIDAAIATAAALTVVEPTSNGIGGDAFALVWVKDKLHGLNSSGPAPEALTIEQVKALGHEKMPVHGLIPVTVPGVPAAWGELSERFGKLPLSDVLAPAIKYAEEGYPISPILGKYWGLAFNKFKELFKIEEYQPWFDTFAPGGKAPEIGEIWKSAGHAATLRSIAETNGKSFYEGELADEIDRFMRKHGGFFTKEDLGRFKPEWVDPISVHYKGYDVWEIPPNGQGIIALMALNIASGLDFNEKESIDTYHKQIEAMKLAFTDGKAHITDILHMKTEVEELLSESYAKERRSLISEHAIQPEAYKPPKGGTVYLAAADSEGNMISYIQSNYMGFGSGIVIPGTGIALQNRGADFSLDEGHPNALKPGKRTYHTIIPGFLTKDDKPVGPFGVMGGYMQPQGHFQVIMNSIDFHLNPQAALDAPRWQWMEGKKVLLEPHFPNHLAQGLARKGHQVQVATDTGSFGRGQIIWRDPETGVLMGGTESRTDGAIAAW, from the coding sequence ATGGATCATCTTTACCAGCCGTATCCATCCCAGCGGAATACGGTGTTTGCTAAAAATGGAATGGTGGCGACCTCACAGCCGCTTGCTGCACAAGCGGGACTTGAAATTCTCCAAAAAGGAGGAACCGCCATCGATGCAGCCATTGCGACGGCTGCCGCATTGACCGTTGTGGAACCGACGTCAAATGGGATCGGCGGCGATGCGTTCGCCCTTGTATGGGTGAAGGACAAGCTCCACGGTTTGAATTCCAGCGGTCCTGCACCAGAAGCACTGACAATCGAGCAGGTGAAGGCACTCGGTCATGAAAAGATGCCCGTCCACGGCCTCATTCCGGTGACAGTACCGGGCGTACCTGCGGCTTGGGGAGAGCTTTCGGAACGGTTTGGAAAGCTGCCATTGTCGGATGTACTTGCACCGGCAATCAAGTATGCAGAGGAAGGCTATCCGATTTCGCCGATCCTCGGAAAGTATTGGGGGCTAGCCTTTAACAAATTCAAGGAGCTTTTCAAAATCGAGGAATATCAGCCATGGTTCGATACATTCGCTCCTGGGGGCAAGGCGCCTGAAATTGGTGAAATATGGAAATCGGCCGGTCATGCTGCAACACTTCGATCCATCGCAGAAACGAACGGAAAAAGCTTTTACGAAGGTGAACTTGCCGATGAAATTGACCGCTTCATGAGGAAACACGGTGGATTTTTTACAAAAGAAGATCTAGGACGCTTCAAACCGGAGTGGGTCGATCCGATTTCAGTCCACTACAAAGGTTATGATGTTTGGGAAATCCCACCGAATGGCCAAGGAATCATCGCTCTCATGGCATTGAATATTGCTAGCGGTCTTGATTTCAATGAAAAAGAAAGCATTGATACATATCATAAACAAATCGAAGCCATGAAGCTTGCGTTTACCGATGGGAAGGCGCATATCACCGATATCCTCCATATGAAAACGGAGGTGGAGGAGCTCCTGTCAGAATCCTACGCCAAGGAGCGGCGTTCACTGATTTCAGAACATGCCATTCAGCCGGAAGCATACAAGCCTCCAAAGGGCGGAACCGTTTATTTGGCGGCAGCCGATTCTGAAGGAAATATGATCTCGTATATCCAAAGCAATTACATGGGCTTTGGTTCCGGCATCGTCATTCCAGGTACCGGCATCGCACTTCAAAATCGCGGTGCTGATTTTTCTCTGGATGAAGGGCATCCGAATGCACTCAAACCAGGGAAGCGGACCTACCATACGATCATCCCTGGATTCTTGACGAAGGACGATAAACCGGTCGGTCCGTTCGGAGTGATGGGAGGCTATATGCAGCCGCAGGGTCATTTTCAGGTGATCATGAACAGCATCGATTTCCATTTAAATCCACAGGCCGCCCTTGATGCACCGCGCTGGCAGTGGATGGAAGGGAAGAAAGTGCTCCTTGAGCCCCATTTTCCAAACCACTTGGCTCAAGGGCTCGCTAGGAAAGGACACCAGGTGCAGGTCGCAACGGATACGGGAAGCTTTGGAAGAGGACAGATTATTTGGCGCGACCCTGAAACAGGAGTTTTGATGGGCGGCACCGAATCTAGAACAGACGGAGCCATTGCCGCTTGGTAA
- a CDS encoding SEC-C metal-binding domain-containing protein gives MLQVGRNEPCPCGSGKKYKKCCANKTVSIDNLVQEELDLLQVELEEYFIDYYRITFNRFFLYEKGNYPLLAQNEDELIMEPVRDWYIFSQPTLEGKTVAEKFVEERMPTIQRQRTKDLFAKWLDYDITAGIIKDMEGDTMKLVDSLSNETLNVHAHGGNFNEMYEKGQFIFGILVGDRFAGVEGDMPAEHAAALENWLKEDFEKSGYNDAQTYLKENFLAVCEGFLNVVEDPDALEKVSEESKEQSVDLEEQDEVLFKLEAFLRENEADVEAINKAKGAWEEFSLKKNPSFQNPDIFVGALYYYLMQSDADVQTYTQKDLAAKLSVSPNSISKRFKEIKEAINE, from the coding sequence ATGTTGCAAGTTGGACGAAATGAACCTTGTCCCTGCGGAAGCGGGAAAAAATATAAGAAATGCTGTGCGAATAAAACGGTATCGATCGATAATCTAGTTCAAGAGGAGCTGGATTTGCTCCAGGTTGAATTGGAGGAATATTTCATTGATTATTACCGCATTACCTTCAATCGCTTCTTCCTTTATGAAAAAGGCAATTATCCATTGCTGGCACAAAACGAGGACGAATTGATCATGGAGCCGGTGAGGGACTGGTACATTTTCTCCCAGCCGACGCTTGAGGGAAAAACCGTTGCGGAAAAATTCGTAGAGGAGCGCATGCCGACGATTCAGCGCCAGCGCACGAAAGATCTTTTTGCCAAATGGCTGGACTATGATATTACTGCGGGCATCATCAAGGATATGGAAGGGGACACAATGAAACTTGTAGATTCTCTTTCCAATGAAACACTGAATGTCCATGCACACGGCGGCAACTTTAACGAAATGTATGAAAAAGGACAGTTTATTTTCGGTATATTGGTTGGCGATCGATTTGCTGGAGTTGAAGGCGACATGCCAGCCGAACATGCAGCTGCACTTGAAAATTGGCTGAAGGAAGATTTCGAAAAATCCGGTTATAACGATGCCCAAACCTATTTGAAGGAAAATTTCCTTGCTGTGTGTGAAGGTTTCTTGAATGTTGTTGAAGATCCGGATGCATTGGAAAAAGTAAGTGAGGAATCTAAAGAACAAAGTGTGGATTTAGAAGAACAAGATGAAGTACTGTTTAAGCTGGAAGCATTCCTAAGGGAAAACGAAGCAGATGTCGAAGCCATTAATAAGGCTAAAGGCGCATGGGAAGAGTTTAGCTTAAAGAAAAATCCATCCTTCCAAAACCCGGATATTTTCGTTGGTGCATTATATTATTATTTAATGCAGTCCGATGCAGATGTTCAAACCTACACCCAGAAGGACTTGGCGGCAAAACTCAGCGTTTCCCCAAACAGCATTTCCAAGCGGTTTAAGGAAATCAAAGAAGCCATTAATGAATAA